In Phragmites australis chromosome 17, lpPhrAust1.1, whole genome shotgun sequence, the following are encoded in one genomic region:
- the LOC133897033 gene encoding uncharacterized protein LOC133897033 — protein sequence MPPSLMPTPLPRVDHRRTPLFSLLSPFSPRQRCRPRRRPPLFAGQLRPEPMPLPSLCPCPGHCAGAAVRVLAVACRASADHRPPPPRRVPRCTPLLAVDPRWTPAPAHMSLALALVPPPLPAINSRPALPPYPFHHIRHRRPVSRLATARRRPYAIADELPRRTLSRRCPCATIRWPGKLDGSCLRVKPEPPSFVVPTVDRSRRLPPSDLTGEPPSLPRVPRLAK from the coding sequence ATGCCGCCTTCTCTGATGCCGACCCCGCTGCCGCGCGTCGACCATCGCCGCACGcccctcttctctcttctctctcccttctctccccgcCAACGCTGCAGGccacgtcgccggccgccgctcttCGCGGGACAGCTCCGCCCCGAGCCCatgcctctcccttctctctgccCCTGCCCCGGCCACTGCGCTGGCGCCGCAGTACGCGTGCTGGCGGTAGCCTGCCGCGCGTCGGCCGACCACAGGCCACCGCCACCGCGTCGCGTGCCTCGCTGCACGCCACTGCTCGCCGTCGACCCGCGGTGGACCCCCGCGCCCGCTCACATGTCCCTCGCCCTCGCCTTAgtgccgcctcccctcccagcTATAAATAGTAGGCCAGCGCTCCCTCCTTATCCCTTTCACCacatccgccaccgccgccccgttTCTCGCCTCGCCACTGCTCGCCGTCGACCATACGCCATCGCCGATGAGCTGCCGAGGAGGACCTTAAGCCGACGCTGCCCGTGTGCCACCATCCGTTGGCCCGGAAagctcgacgggagctgcctTCGCGTGAAGCCCGAGCCGCCGTCATTCGTCGTCCCCACCGTCGACCGCAGCCGCCGCTTGCCGCCGTCCGACCTCACTGGTGAGCCCCCTAGCCTCCCTAGAGTCCCTAGGCTAGCTAAGTAG